One genomic region from Cydia amplana chromosome Z, ilCydAmpl1.1, whole genome shotgun sequence encodes:
- the LOC134661639 gene encoding uncharacterized protein LOC134661639: MATVDDNQAYEGDDGNYQFTYSFIDTPWDDRSKKSKIGIISLLVAIFAVIVICVCHNFMMHYATGSFPTYKVENTCPLISLNDIGYYNFVAKVYSLSSKELLCVGAVLSDNAVLADEICARDGPVILVVGHSRDPRCKKGHAVDEIIEVDHEGMLSQKLIILKSKGDFAECRSTIHIGSELEWKTPAHIIGRPLTHSGRALITKQPVAVFGRGNCSIPGTLSQKLDRNMIICVTNFGRCQVHAGDLLTQRGRLLGLASTGVHRSGSTAAYFADLNSVRGKLAPFVDYSK; encoded by the exons ATGGCAACAGTTGACGACAATCAAGCTTATGAAGGAGACGATGGAAATTATCAGTTCACATATAGTTTTATTGATACACCATGGGACGATCGATCGAAAAAAAGCAAGATCGGAATCATTTCATTATTAGTAGCAATTTTTGCTGTGATAGTTATTTGCGTCTGTCATAACTTTATGATGCACTATGCAACTGGATCGTTTCCGACATACAAAGTTGAAAACACTTGCCCCTTAATTAGTTTAAACGATATAGGATATTATAACTTTGTTGCCAAGGTGTATTCGTTATCGTCGAAAGAACTGCTGTGCGTCGGGGCTGTGTTGAGTGATAATGCTGTGCTGGCGGACGAAATCTGTGCTAGAGACGGACCAGTTATACTGGTCGTAGGACATTCTAGAGA tccACGCTGCAAGAAAGGTCACGCTGTTGATGAAATTATAGAGGTCGATCATGAGGGCATGTTAtcccaaaaattaattatactaaAGAGCAAAGGTGATTTCGCCGAATGTCGAAGCACTATCCATATCGGATCGGAACTAGAGTGGAAGACGCCCGCTCATATAATCGGGCGGCCGTTGACGCACAGTGGCCGAGCACTTATCACCAAGCAGCCAGTGGCCGTGTTCGGAAGAGGTAACTGTTCTATACCGGGAACGTTAAGCCAAAAATTGGATAGAAATATGATAATTTGCGTTACAAATTTCGGCCGTTGTCAAGTACACGCCGGGGATTTGCTCACACAGCGGGGGCGCCTGCTCGGGCTGGCGTCCACCGGGGTGCATCGCTCGGGGAGCACGGCAGCTTACTTCGCAGATTTAAACTCTGTAAGGGGAAAATTAGCACCATTCGTCGATTATTCAAAGTAg
- the LOC134660754 gene encoding integrator complex subunit 14, with translation MPTVILLDVSLSMSRTVPTLDPIENHTRLTVATAAINSFLDFLSVHSRLEYVALVTFSSMCEVAVPFTREFENIRNKLPLLEEGDKTCLDSALAGVSQLILSEWGYQTPMQIILITDGSIGSGPIGRSRAIQNLPLPAPYPVRIHILPVVSPVDPFLQHAMPLYQKIVDLATSANNSSGNVSRGSVYCLDQLSAASAVNAMTRLCEQHYQEFSCTLKCGQLAARVQLFPEPHPAVHEGYAATYTLSNEINIMGFMHVSELGTPIAVSKHLVVPQAQNGNSSNRENYGAKTPIKDGSSMDGSSPDEEVLDPSKMPNFCVLLHGALKVENMAAIVELGGDWWGALVAWNEASRSRRSCLLLCVLRPGASAAPWLGPLDQLGTCDENTPPSETYPVRSWRSYSGGGAGCAWARPHALLADVQKVLRHARKLPDKTQHLYKELNRLRRAAISLGFSELLACVGAALERECAALPAGAPPECALQLAHAAAALRDPRTALDVKHTLQPLASSFTVTSMPH, from the exons ATGCCGACGGTAATTCTACTGGACGTGTCCTTGTCGATGTCCCGGACAGTGCCCACATTAGACCCTATCGAAAATCATACCCGGCTTACAGTTGCCACTGCAGCAATCAATTCATTTTTGGATTTTCTAAGTGTTCACTCAAGACTAGAGTACGTCGCTTTGGTTACTTTCTCTTCCATGTGCGAAG TGGCCGTACCATTCACTCGAGAGTTTGAGAATATTCGCAACAAACTGCCACTCCTAGAAGAGGGCGATAAAACATGCCTGGACTCGGCTTTGGCTGGAGTTAGTCAGCTTATTCTTAGTGAGTGGGGATACCAGACGCCCATGCAAATCATATTG ATAACCGATGGCAGTATAGGTTCGGGTCCAATTGGTAGGAGTAGAGCCATACAAAACCTGCCCCTGCCAGCACCATATCCTGTCAGGATTCACATTTTGCCTGTAGTCTCGCCTGTTGATCCCTTTTTGCAGCATG CAATGCCACTTTACCAGAAAATTGTGGATCTAGCTACTTCTGCCAATAATTCAAGTGGAAATGTCAGTCGAGGATCAGTTTATTGCCTAGACCAACTTTCAGCGGCCAGT GCGGTGAACGCGATGACGCGGCTGTGCGAGCAGCACTACCAGGAGTTCTCGTGCACGCTTAAGTGCGGGCAGCTCGCGGCGCGCGTCCAGCTGTTCCCCGAGCCGCACCCCGCCGTGCACGAGGGCTACGCCGCCACCTACACGCTCTCCAACGAGATCAACATTATGGGGTTCATGCACGTTAGTGAACTGG GTACTCCGATAGCAGTAAGCAAGCATCTAGTGGTGCCGCAAGCGCAAAACGGCAACTCTTCCAACAGAGAAAATTACGGCGCCAAAACCCCTATAAAG GACGGGTCGAGCATGGACGGCAGTTCACCGGATGAAGAAGTGTTGGACCCCAGCAAGATGCCTAATTTCTGCGTTCTACTGCATGGAGCGCTcaag GTGGAGAACATGGCGGCGATAGTAGAGCTGGGCGGCGACTGGTGGGGCGCGCTGGTGGCGTGGAACGAGGCGTCGCGCTCGCGGCGCTCGTGCCTGCTGCTGTGCGTGCTGCGGCCCGGCGCCTCCGCCGCGCCCTGGCTCGGCCCGCTCGACCAGCTGGGCACGTGCGACGAGAACACCCCGCCat CGGAGACGTACCCGGTGCGGTCGTGGCGGTCGtacagcggcggcggcgcgggctgcGCGTGGGCGCGGCCGCACGCGCTGCTCGCCGACGTGCAGAAGGTGCTGCGCCACGCGCGCAAGCTGCCCGACAAGACGCAGCACCTCTACAAG GAACTGAACCGACTCCGCCGCGCCGCGATCTCGCTAGGCTTCTCGGAGCTGCTGGCGTGCGTGGGCGCCGCGCTGGAGCGCGAGTGCGC